Proteins found in one Arachis stenosperma cultivar V10309 chromosome 8, arast.V10309.gnm1.PFL2, whole genome shotgun sequence genomic segment:
- the LOC130946159 gene encoding amino acid permease 3-like: MIFFSLVTLYTSYFLANCYRAGDPITGKRSYTYMEAIDNILGGKNSIFCGIIQYANLYGITIGYTIGAALSMMAITKIHCIYSSEGEDPCIIYGNRYLIGFGIIQLGFSQLPDFHNISWLSVLAAVMSFTYSIIGLLLGIIKMAGNGTIMGSITGAKGESPMDRVRGIFLALGNIAFAYAFSTILIEIQDTIKSPNELKTMKAASKISVATTTIFYVLCGCIGYGAFGDSAPGNLLTAFDKPIWLIIIANLAIVIHLVGAYQVYSQPLFTFVEQQASKRWPSLEIEHKVEIPFLPSFNLNKFRLVWRSIFVVVTTFISMLIPFFNDILGVIGALGFWPLTVYFPVEMYIKQMKIEKWSGKWIGLQCLSMFCLLVALAALVGSVVGVLLDLSKFKPFNSQL; encoded by the exons ATGATCTTCTTCAGTCTTGTCACTTTGTATACTTCATATTTTCTTGCTAATTGTTATCGTGCTGGAGACCCCATCACTGGCAAGAGGAGCTACACTTACATGGAAGCCATTGACAACATTCTAG GAggaaaaaattctattttttgtgGGATAATCCAATATGCAAATCTTTATGGAATTACAATAGGATATACAATTGGAGCTGCCCTTAGCATGAT GGCAATAACAAAGATTCATTGCATATACTCATCTGAAGGAGAAGACCCATGCATTATTTATGGCAACCGTTACTTAATAGGGTTTGGGATAATCCAACTTGGTTTCTCTCAACTTCCTGATTTTCATAATATTTCATGGCTCTCAGTACTTGCTGCTGTCATGTCCTTCACATATTCCATAATTGGTCTCCTTCTTGGAATTATCAAAATGGCAG GAAATGGCACTATAATGGGTAGCATAACAGGAGCTAAAGGAGAATCACCGATGGATAGAGTGCGGGGGATATTCCTAGCTCTTGGAAACATTGCCTTTGCATATGCATTTTCTACTATTCTCATTGAAATTCAG GACACCATAAAATCTCCAAATGAACTAAAAACAATGAAGGCTGCTTCAAAAATAAGTGTtgcaacaacaacaatattcTATGTCCTATGTGGATGCATAGGTTATGGTGCATTTGGAGATTCAGCACCAGGAAACTTACTCACAGCATTTGATAAACCAATTTGGCTCATTATCATTGCAAATTTAGCAATAGTCATTCACCTTGTGGGAGCATACCAAGTTTATTCCCAACCCCTCTTTACCTTTGTTGAACAACAAGCATCTAAAAGATGGCCAAGTCTTGAAATTGAACACAAGGTGGAAATACCATTTTTACCCTCTTTCAATCTAAACAAATTTAGACTAGTTTGGAGATCAATTTTTGTGGTGGTAACAACTTTTATATCAATGTTGATTCCATTCTTTAATGACATATTGGGAGTGATTGGAGCATTAGGGTTTTGGCCCTTGACTGTTTATTTCCCTGTGGAGATGTACATCAAACAAATGAAGATTGAAAAATGGAGTGGGAAATGGATTGGTTTGCAATGTTTGAGCATGTTTTGTCTCTTAGTAGCACTTGCTGCTCTTGTTGGATCAGTGGTTGGTGTCTTGCTTGACCTTTCCAAATTCAAGCCATTCAACTCACAATTATAG